The following proteins come from a genomic window of Lachnoclostridium phytofermentans ISDg:
- the argS gene encoding arginine--tRNA ligase → MKGVLSDLIYESCQEMMKEITNVEKTKEGKIKGKKAKDLTIKEWKTNKGIVEEEIDKEEIDKEEIDKEEIDKERFTKDQIKNLLEVPSNQIYGDYSLPCFYFTKIFKMAPKLIAEVIKEKIKMMDTEGILKNLEVVNGFLNLYLNKENHIKKLLFEGRKEDFGCGKAGLAQTVCIDYSSPNIAKNFHVGHLRTTLIGNSLYHIYKKLGYQVIRINHLGDWGTQFGKLIVAYQKWSNKEAVEEKGIEELLRIYIKFSKESEQNLELEEEARSWFVKMEQGEKEALTIWKWFKEISMIEFERIYDLLGVSFDYYTGESFYMDKVPDLVRELMEKHLLSESEGAKIVDLNQFDMPPCMIIKKDGSSIYHSRDLAAVLYRKKQYQFDKCIYVTGQEQKLHFEQVFKVIELMGYEWSQNLIHVPYGLVRLQGVKLSSRTGNIVYAEDILTEAIKRALELIHQKNPNLDQPKEVARKIGIGAIIFHDLFHQRMKDVDFSWEDVLSFEGTTGPYVQYTYARAKSILKKAENKPKIDEVDVSLLSDVTTYSLLKIISEYKESIYEAANRFEPSVIARYTILLSTAFNKFYHECNILNADENLRDARLIVVDLTQEITKDAMGLLGIECPEEM, encoded by the coding sequence ATGAAAGGTGTATTAAGTGATTTGATTTATGAAAGTTGTCAAGAAATGATGAAAGAGATTACAAATGTAGAGAAAACAAAAGAAGGAAAAATAAAAGGAAAGAAAGCAAAAGATTTGACAATAAAAGAATGGAAAACAAATAAAGGAATAGTAGAAGAAGAGATAGATAAAGAAGAGATAGATAAAGAAGAGATAGATAAAGAAGAGATAGATAAAGAGAGGTTTACAAAAGATCAAATCAAAAATCTTTTAGAGGTTCCTTCAAATCAGATATATGGTGATTATTCTTTACCATGCTTTTACTTTACCAAAATATTTAAAATGGCACCAAAGTTAATTGCAGAAGTTATAAAAGAGAAAATTAAAATGATGGATACGGAAGGCATATTAAAGAATTTAGAAGTCGTGAATGGATTTTTAAACCTATATCTGAATAAGGAAAACCATATAAAAAAGCTTTTATTCGAAGGAAGGAAAGAGGATTTTGGATGTGGAAAGGCTGGGCTTGCCCAGACTGTGTGTATAGATTATTCTTCTCCAAATATCGCAAAGAATTTTCATGTTGGGCACCTTCGTACAACTCTAATAGGAAATTCGTTATACCATATCTATAAAAAGCTTGGTTATCAAGTAATCAGGATTAATCACCTTGGGGATTGGGGTACACAGTTTGGAAAGCTTATTGTAGCATATCAAAAGTGGAGTAACAAAGAAGCTGTCGAAGAAAAAGGTATTGAAGAATTGCTCCGTATTTATATAAAGTTTAGTAAAGAATCAGAGCAAAATCTTGAGCTTGAGGAGGAAGCTCGTTCCTGGTTTGTGAAGATGGAACAGGGAGAAAAAGAAGCTCTTACTATATGGAAATGGTTTAAAGAAATTAGCATGATAGAGTTCGAACGAATTTATGATTTGTTAGGAGTTTCCTTTGACTATTATACTGGCGAAAGTTTTTATATGGATAAAGTTCCAGATCTAGTTCGTGAACTAATGGAGAAGCACTTATTAAGTGAAAGTGAAGGAGCTAAGATTGTTGACTTAAATCAGTTTGATATGCCACCATGTATGATTATTAAAAAGGACGGTAGTTCGATATATCATTCAAGGGATCTTGCTGCAGTTCTTTATCGGAAGAAACAATATCAATTTGATAAGTGTATCTATGTAACTGGACAGGAGCAGAAATTACACTTTGAACAAGTTTTTAAAGTTATTGAGCTTATGGGTTATGAATGGAGCCAAAATCTAATTCATGTTCCATATGGATTGGTTCGCTTACAAGGTGTTAAATTATCTTCACGAACTGGGAATATTGTTTATGCAGAAGATATTTTAACAGAAGCAATAAAAAGAGCTTTAGAGCTAATTCATCAAAAAAATCCAAATCTTGATCAACCAAAAGAAGTTGCAAGAAAAATTGGAATTGGTGCAATAATTTTTCATGATTTGTTTCATCAACGAATGAAAGATGTGGATTTTTCGTGGGAGGATGTATTAAGCTTTGAAGGTACGACAGGTCCATATGTTCAGTACACTTACGCAAGGGCAAAAAGCATTTTGAAAAAGGCAGAAAACAAACCTAAGATAGACGAGGTAGACGTATCCTTACTAAGCGATGTTACCACTTATTCGCTACTAAAAATAATATCAGAGTACAAAGAATCTATATATGAGGCAGCAAACCGATTTGAACCCTCTGTGATTGCTCGATATACGATTTTATTATCCACAGCTTTTAATAAGTTTTACCATGAGTGCAATATTCTAAATGCAGATGAAAACTTAAGGGATGCGCGTTTGATTGTTGTAGACCTTACACAAGAAATTACTAAAGATGCTATGGGATTATTGGGTATTGAATGTCCAGAAGAAATGTAG
- a CDS encoding GNAT family N-acetyltransferase yields MEKESERDEEYFDLYDKNRNLLGKKHRRGDKIGDGEYHLVVHVCIFNHKNELLIQQRQPFKKGWPNLWDLSVGGAAMAGEDSQRAAERETREEIGLEIDLTNIRPHFTVNFENGFDDYYFITKDISIEDLTLQPEEVRAVKWVNKEELLAMQKSGVMIPFYFLDKIFDIKNAYGSILTEREPIEIKYATEEHLDSWMNLVEIVRWNFPGLETEELLEEYKNTVRKNIKRRSAICALQHHQVVGILLFSTNHNMLSCLAVHPDYRRRGIATRLVIEMMCNLNKEKEIVVETFREEDEKGEEARAFYQHMGFVEGELCQEMNYPLQRFKKLPN; encoded by the coding sequence ATGGAAAAAGAGAGTGAAAGGGACGAGGAATACTTTGATCTTTATGATAAGAATCGAAATTTATTAGGAAAAAAGCATCGCCGTGGTGATAAGATTGGGGATGGAGAGTACCATTTGGTTGTTCATGTTTGTATATTTAATCATAAGAACGAGTTGTTAATTCAACAGAGACAACCATTTAAGAAAGGCTGGCCTAATTTATGGGATTTATCTGTCGGAGGTGCTGCGATGGCAGGGGAAGATAGTCAAAGGGCAGCGGAACGAGAGACTAGGGAAGAGATTGGTTTAGAGATTGATCTTACCAACATAAGACCACATTTTACTGTAAATTTTGAGAATGGATTTGATGATTATTATTTTATAACAAAAGATATTTCCATAGAGGATCTTACTTTACAGCCAGAGGAAGTGAGAGCGGTGAAGTGGGTGAATAAGGAAGAGTTATTAGCAATGCAAAAGAGTGGAGTAATGATTCCTTTTTACTTTTTAGATAAGATATTTGATATTAAAAACGCTTATGGAAGTATATTAACTGAGCGAGAACCAATAGAAATTAAGTATGCAACAGAGGAACATTTAGATTCTTGGATGAACCTGGTTGAAATTGTACGTTGGAATTTTCCAGGGCTAGAAACAGAAGAATTGTTAGAAGAATACAAAAATACGGTGAGAAAGAATATCAAAAGAAGGAGTGCCATCTGTGCGCTTCAACATCACCAGGTTGTAGGAATTCTATTGTTTTCTACCAACCACAATATGCTTAGTTGTCTCGCAGTTCATCCGGATTACCGTAGAAGAGGAATAGCTACACGTTTGGTTATTGAAATGATGTGTAATCTTAATAAAGAGAAGGAAATAGTCGTAGAAACATTTCGAGAAGAGGATGAAAAAGGTGAGGAAGCAAGAGCCTTTTATCAACATATGGGGTTTGTGGAAGGTGAACTATGTCAGGAGATGAATTATCCACTACAGCGATTCAAAAAACTGCCTAATTAG